The Microbacterium trichothecenolyticum sequence CGGATCATCAGGGTCAGGAAGAAGCAGTCGGCGGGCTTGCCCTCGAGCTCGCGCAGCTCGTCGAGCTCGGTGTCAGTGGCCATCCCCATCTCGGACAGCAGCTGCTCCTGCGTCAGCGCGGCGGTGTCGCCGTGGCTGTGCGCGCCCGATCTCTCCATCCACGTCATGAGGGGTTGGTTGGACGCCTGCGGAAGTCCCCATTCGACGAGCCAGCCGTACATCTCGCCGCGTTGCCCGGCCTGCGTGGTCGCGATGTCGTACGACAGGGTGCGTAGTTCGTCGTCGGTGGTCTTGCGGTAGATCTCCATGGCCATGAGCACCGCCTGCGTGTGGTGCACCTGCATGTCGCGGGCGAAGCCCGCCTCGGCCGAGCTGGTCGCGGGGTGGGCGGGCGCGGCGGTCGCGCCGAACGCGGTGAAGCGTCCGATCGCGAAGGCCACGGCCACCACCGCGACGGTCACGAGCGCGACGACGACCCACCGGACCGCGGGACGCGCGACCGGGGCGTCATCGCTCATGTCAGGCCTTTCCCGGGCCGTCGACGGCGCCGGAGCACGTGGCGTTCGGCTCGGGGACGTTCTGGCTGCGCCAGTACTCGGTGAAGAACTCACCGATGCGCGGGTCGGTGGGGTCGTCGACCTTGAGCTGGTGGTTCCAGCCGCTGACTGCCACGGCGGTGTCCATGTCGGGATACGGCGAGAGGATCGCGTAGCTGGAGGGCATGACGGCCTTCAGCGCGTCGATGCCGGCCTCGTCGACGCGCGCCGGGTCGTAGGTGATCCAGATGGCGCCGTGCTCCATCGAGTGCACGGCGTTCTCGTTGGGCTGCGGCTCGGTGTAGACGCCGCAGTTCAGCCAGTACGGGTTGTGCGGGCCGCCGGCCGGGGGATTCTGCTCGTAGTTCACGGTCCCCTGCACGTGGTCGGAGCGATTCTCGAACGTCTGCACGCCCTCGATCTCGCGGCCCGTGCTGTTGCCCGCCTGATAGGTCGTGGGGGGAGCGGGGGCGAACACGAAGGATGCCACGACCAGGCCGATCACAGCGACCGCCGCCGTCGAGCCGACCACCCACCACACGAGCTTGCCGCGCTTACGCCGGGCGACCTGCTTCTGGTATTCCGCAAGCTTCTCCTGGCGCTTCTGCTCGCGCTGCTGCTTGACGGTGAGGTCGATCTGGGCCTGCTTCGCGGGGTTGCCGCTCGCTCGCTTATCGGAGGGGGAGCTCATGCGTTGTGTGTTCGTCTCTCTTCGGGGCGGGACACATCGGCGTCGCCGACGGACCCAGCCTATTCGGGTGAATGGGCCGGTGGCCTGGGAGGAACCCGCGAGCCGGGATGGTGGCGCGCGGGGTGGGGCGCTAGTATGAACGGTGTCGAATCGATTCGAGGTTCGATGATCCCCCCCCCTCTTTTTCGGCCCGACTCGCTCGGGCCGTCCGTGTTGCGAAACGAAACTGACGCGTGCTCGATACTGCTTCCCACCCCGTGATCCCCCCGACGACCCCCGCCGCGCACACGAATACCGGCGCCATCCGTTCCCTGGGCAAGAACCCCGCCACCGCGCCCATCGTGCTGCACCCCGGTGATGCGATCTCGGCCTCGCGCCGTGTGCTGTACATCATCGTGCTGGGTGCGCTGACCGCTCTCGGTCCCTTCACCATCGACCTCTACCTGCCGGCGTTCCCCGTACTCGAGGCCGACTTCCAGACCACCGCGGCGGCCATCCAGCTGACGCTCACCGGCACCATGATCGGCTTCGCGCTCGGCCAGCTGATCGTCGGGCCGCTGAGCGACAAGGTCGGGCGTCGGATCCCCCTGCTCTCGGTCACCGCGCTGCACGTGGCGGCGAGCGTCTTCGCCGCTCTGGCACCCACCCTCGGCACTCTCTCGATCGCGCGCGTGCTCATGGGTGCGGGCGCGGCGGCCGGAGGCGTGGTCGCCGCGGCGATCATCCGCGACCTCTTCGGTGGCCGGCGCCTGGTCATCATGCTGTCGCGCATGGCGATGGTCTCGGGTGTCGCGCCCGTGCTCGCGCCGCTGGCCGGATCGGCGCTGCTGCTGGTGATGAACTGGCGCGGCATCTTCGTGGTGCTCGCCGTCTACGGCGCGATCATGCTCGTCTCCGCGGTTCTCTTCGTGCCCGAAACTCTGCCGCCGGCACGCCGTGGCGGCCCCGGCACCACGACCGTGTGGCAGCGATACGCCAGTGTCTTCCGCGACCGCGTGTTCATCGGGGTGCTCATCATCGGGGCGATGACGTTCAGCGGACTGTTCTCGTACCTCTCGGCATCCTCGTTCCTGTTCCAGGTGACCTACGGCTTCAACCCGCAGCAGTACGGCGTGCTGTTCGCGGTGAACTCCGTCGGCGTCGTGGTAGGCGTGCAGGTGGCGTCGCGGCTGGCCGCCCGCTTCGGTCCGCAGTGGGTGATGGCGGTCTCGACGGCCGTGCTCGTGCTCGCGGGTGGCGCGATCGTGCTGACCGATCAGCTGGGGCTGGGCCTGTGGGGCACGGTCGTTCCGCTGTTCTTCTTCATGACGGCGTGCGGCTTCACCTTCCCCTGCGCGCAGGTGCTCGCCCTCGACCGCCACGGCAAGGCCGCGGGCACGGCGCAGTCGATCATCGGCGCGGCGAACTTCGGTGTCGCCGGTGTCATCTCGCCCCTCGTGGGCCTGCTCGCCACCGGCTCCGGCATCACGGCCACGACGATGGCATCCGTCATGGTGGGCTGTGCGATCGTCGGCGTGATCGCGCTGTGGGCGTTGGTGCGACCGCGCACCGTCGAGCGTCTCGCCCCCTGAGCGTCGGCCGACACCGCGCAGTCGACACCGCGCCGAGCACGGCGATCGCGAACAGTAGCAGAGCGCGCAACGGTGTTCCCCAGCGGGGCGCGGCCCGGCATC is a genomic window containing:
- a CDS encoding multidrug effflux MFS transporter; translated protein: MLDTASHPVIPPTTPAAHTNTGAIRSLGKNPATAPIVLHPGDAISASRRVLYIIVLGALTALGPFTIDLYLPAFPVLEADFQTTAAAIQLTLTGTMIGFALGQLIVGPLSDKVGRRIPLLSVTALHVAASVFAALAPTLGTLSIARVLMGAGAAAGGVVAAAIIRDLFGGRRLVIMLSRMAMVSGVAPVLAPLAGSALLLVMNWRGIFVVLAVYGAIMLVSAVLFVPETLPPARRGGPGTTTVWQRYASVFRDRVFIGVLIIGAMTFSGLFSYLSASSFLFQVTYGFNPQQYGVLFAVNSVGVVVGVQVASRLAARFGPQWVMAVSTAVLVLAGGAIVLTDQLGLGLWGTVVPLFFFMTACGFTFPCAQVLALDRHGKAAGTAQSIIGAANFGVAGVISPLVGLLATGSGITATTMASVMVGCAIVGVIALWALVRPRTVERLAP
- a CDS encoding DUF3105 domain-containing protein — encoded protein: MSSPSDKRASGNPAKQAQIDLTVKQQREQKRQEKLAEYQKQVARRKRGKLVWWVVGSTAAVAVIGLVVASFVFAPAPPTTYQAGNSTGREIEGVQTFENRSDHVQGTVNYEQNPPAGGPHNPYWLNCGVYTEPQPNENAVHSMEHGAIWITYDPARVDEAGIDALKAVMPSSYAILSPYPDMDTAVAVSGWNHQLKVDDPTDPRIGEFFTEYWRSQNVPEPNATCSGAVDGPGKA
- a CDS encoding DUF305 domain-containing protein, producing the protein MSDDAPVARPAVRWVVVALVTVAVVAVAFAIGRFTAFGATAAPAHPATSSAEAGFARDMQVHHTQAVLMAMEIYRKTTDDELRTLSYDIATTQAGQRGEMYGWLVEWGLPQASNQPLMTWMERSGAHSHGDTAALTQEQLLSEMGMATDTELDELRELEGKPADCFFLTLMIRHHQGAIPMAQAVIELGDDVRVKEVAGTIVSGQSAEIDAMRDIQSRLGCSA